The stretch of DNA CTCGTCGTGAAGACGCCGATGCTGTGCCAGCGCTGCCACGTCGCGACGCGGCATCCAAGCACGATCTACGACCAGGCCCTCATCAACACCAGCGTGCGCGTCTACGCGCGATCGTGCGTCACCTGCCACGCGAACATTCACGGCTCGAATCACCCTGCCGGGCGATTCTTCATCCGGTGACGGGAGGTCGTATGCGCATCCGTGCTCTGCTCCTCACCATCCCGATCGCGCTCGTGCCCGCCGTTCTCGTGGCGCAGGCCCCCACCCAACCGCAGCCCGCGGCGCCGGCCGGGCCAAGCGCGCAGGCGCCCGGCGGCGCTGCCGCGGCGGCGGAGGAAGTCGACGAAGACGCCCTGCCGACGACGTACGGCACGGTCGACTTCGGCGTGCGAACGACGAGCCTGTCGGGTCCGGACCGTGGCGCGCGCTATGAGCGCTATCGCGATCTCGGCGATGGGCTCTTCCTCGACCGCGGCCGGTACAGCACGCAGCAACGCGGCTGGCTCGTCGATCTCGGCACCGACCACCTCGGGCGCAGCGATCAGCGGTTCACCGGCCGCATCGTCCGCCCGGGCCAGGTGAAGATCTGGGCCGGCTGGGATCAGATTCCCATGCTGATGAGCCGGACGACCCGGACGCTCTTCACGGCGAGCTCGCCGGCCGGCGTCCTCGAGATCCCGAACGAGATCCAGTCGGCCGTGCAGGCCCAGCCCGCGTCGCTCGCCGGATTCGTCCAGAACGCCAGGCAGTTCGATCTGAAGTCGCAGCGGCACATCTTCACCGGCGGCGGCCAGTACATCGCCACGAGCGGCATCACGATCACCGGCAACGTCCGCCAGATCAACCGCGACGGCGCCGTCCCGTTCGGCGGCTCGTTCGGCCACAGCCAGGTCGTCGAGACGCTGGCGCCGGTCAAGCACCAGACGACCGACTTCGACTCGAACGCCGAGTACCAGCGCGGCAGCCTGCTCGTGCGCGGCGGCTACACCGGATCGTGGTTCCGCAACGACGTGACGTCGCTCACGTTCGACAACCCGTTCCGCGTGACCGACATCTCGACGGCCGGCTCACGAGGACGGGCCGCGCTGGCGCCGAGCAACTCCTTCGTCGGCGTGAACGGGATGGTGTCGTACAAGCTGCCGCGGCGCTCCCGCGTCACCGCCACCCTCTCGGCCGGGAGCCTGACCGACTCCGGCGCCGCGTTGCTGCCGATGACCGTGAACACCACGCTCGCGACGGTCGCGCTCGCTCGGCCGACCACCGAAGGCAAGGCCAACACCTCGTCGGTCAACCTGGCGTTCACCTCGCGACCGACGCGCACGGTCGACGTGGACGTGCGGTACCGCACGTACGACTACGACAACCGCACGCCGGAATTCCTCGTGACGCAGCGCGTCGGGTTCGACTCGGGCATCTCGAGCGTCACGAATCCGGCGCTGCAGCTCACCGAGCCGTTCGGCGTGAAGCGCGAGACGTTCGACGCCGACGTCCGGCTGGTGCCGATTCGCGCCTTCTCCGCCGGCGTCGGGTTCTCGCATCAGCGCGAGGAGCGCACGCACCGCATCTTCGAGCGGACGGACGACAACACGATCCGCTTCTCGGTCGACTCGATCGGCAATCGGTGGGTGACGCTGCGGTCGAAGTACGAGCACTCGCAGAAGCGCGGCGAAGGCAACGTGGCCGAGATCGCCGCCGAGCTGCTCGCCATCGGCGAGCAGCCGGGCCTGCGGCACTTCGACATCGCGTCGCGCAATCGCGACCGGGGCACGATTCAGCTCGCGCTCACACCGCTCAGCACCATGTCGGTCAACGCGTCGGTGGCCGCCGGCAAGGACGACTACCTCGAGAGCCTGTTCGGCCTCCGCGACAACAGCCATCGGGTGTACACGACCGGTGTCGACTTCGCGCCGTCGGAGTACGTCACGGCAGGCCTGTCGTATTCGTTCGAGCAGTACAAGTCGCTGTCCCGATCGCGGCAGGCGAACCCGGGGGTGCAGTTCGACGACCCGTCGCGCAACTGGGCCACGAACACGACGGACCGGGCACACTCGGTCATCGCGCATCTCGAGCTGCTGCAACTGGTGCAGAATCTCGACGTGCAGGTGTGGGCCGACCACAGCCGGACCCGCGGGCTCTATCGCTACACGACCGGGGCCGTCGTCGATCGGACGCTGCCGGAAGAGGTGGTCGTGCCGACGTCGCTCCCCGATCCGACGCAGCTTCCCCCGGTCACGAGCGGCCTGACGCGAGGTACTATCGATGTGACGTACGCGCTCTCGGAGCGATGGAGCGTGGGGCTGTCCACCTGGTACGAGCGGTATCGCGTGCGGGATTTCAGTCTCGACGCGGAAGCGCTGTCGCGGCTCGATCCGGCAGGCGCCCTCTTGCTCGGCTACCAGTACCTGCCCTACACCGCGACGACCCTCTGGGGGCGCGCCATCTACAAGTTCTGACGGAGGAGCGAACGACATGACGCGAACACTGGGAGCAGTTGCGGTGGCCGTGGCCCTGACCGGCGGCACGGTCTTCGGCCAGGCGCCCGATCCGAAGCTCGTCGATCAGGGCAAGAAGCTGTACGCCACGTACAAGTGCGACAAGTGCCACATGATCGGCGGCAAGGGCAGCAAGAAGGGCCCGCTCGACGGCGTCGGCGCCAAGCTCTCTCCCACGGAGATCCGGCAGTGGCTCACGCATCCAGCCGAGATGGAGGCGAAGCTCGAGAAGCCGCCCAAGGGCACCGACTCGATGGCCAACGCGCTGAAGACGAAGAACATCGAGCCGGCCGAAGTCGACGCGCTGGTCGCCTACCTGCGCACGTTGACGAAGAAGTAGCGGCCAGACGAGGACGCGATGACGCCAGACGACGCCCGAGACTCGGTGCCGAGGCTCGCCCGCAATCCGGTCTCGATCGCCGGCGCGTGGCTCACGACGCTGAGCGTCATCGCGTTCTGCGCCTACGTGGCGCTCGAGCAGTTCGGCCTGCTGGCGTCGCCCTACGCCGGGCTGTTCGGCTTCGTGTTCGCTCCGGCGTGCTTTCTCTTCGGTCTGCTGCTGATCCCGATTGGCATCGGGATCGAAGGACGCCGCCGGCGCCGCGGGCGCGCCGCCTGGCGATGGCCCGCGATCGATCTTTCGGACGCCCGCACGCGCACGGTGCTCGTGGCGATCGCAGGATTGACGATCATCAATCTCGCCATCGTGTCGGTGGCGGGCGTCGGTCTCGTCCACTACTCCGAGTCCAACGAGTTCTGCGGGGGACTCTGCCACGTGCCCATGGAGCCCGAGGCCACCGCGCACGAGCAGAACGCCCACTCGCGGGTGGACTGCGTCGCGTGCCACGTCGGCCCCGGCGTGAGCGGCGCCGTGACGGCGAAGATGAACGGCACCAGGCAGCTCTGGGGCGTGATCACCGGCAACTATCACCGGCCCATCCCGTCGCCGCGCGAGCGGATGCCGGTGCCTGGCCAGACCTGCAACCGTTGTCATGCGCCCGTGGCGCCGGACCGCACCGTGCAGCGCGTCTTCCGCGAGCACAAAGACAACGAGACCAGCAGCGAGATCACCACCACGCTCCTGATGTACACGGGCAAGAACCACTGGCACGCCAGGCCGGACGTCGTCGTCGAGTTCGCCGCTGAAGCCGACGACCTGAAGACCATTCCGTACGTCAAGGTCACCGAGAACGGCAAGGTGACCGAGTACTTCGCGGAGGGCGTCACGGCGCCCCCGCAGGGTCGGCCGCTCGTCCGCATGGACTGCGTCGACTGCCACAACAGGCCGGCACACACGCTGGCCCAGACGCCGGCCCAGGTCGTCGACCAGGCGATCGTGCGCCGCGAGATCGACACGGCCCTGCCGTTCGCCCGGAGCGAGATGGTCGAGGCGCTCGGCGCGGAGTACCCCGCCGGCACGGACGCGAGGCAGGCCATCGCCGCCAGGCTCACCGAGAAGTTCGGCACGAGCCCCGCGGCGAAGCAGGCGGTGGCGGTGGCGATCCGGCTCTACTCCGAGCACGTGTTCCCTCGCATGAACGTCACGTGGGACACGTACACGAACCAGCTCTTCCACATCGACGACACGGGCTGCTTCCGCTGTCATACCGACGAGCACAAGACGAAGGACGCCGAGCCCAAGGTGGTGCGACAGGATTGCGATCTCTGCCATCTCGAGCAGTAGCGGGCGCACGCATCGCCGCACGCGCGCCTCGCAGAGGCCGCATGGTCACCGGGCGTAGGGAACGTCGTTCGCGCGCCCTATGCACGCCGTAATCGGAGGCCTCGGCAAGTCCGGGACGACGGCCCTCTTCTACGCGGTTCGTGCAGGCATGCCGCCCGGCACGCGCTATCTCTTCGAGCCGACGACGTATCGTCCGACATCGGCCACGCACGTGCTGGCCAAGATCCTCGCGCAGCGCGGCGTGAACTGGCGCTCGTTTCGTGGCTTCGACCGCAAGGTCGTCATCCTCAGGGATCCTCGCGACCAGCTCGTCAGCTTCGTGCTGTACGCCGTGTACAACCACCCGAGGCCGCTGACCGACGCGGAGGCCACCTCCCTGCTCGATCTGCTGGCGCAGAAGGAGCGGGACGGCCGGAGCGTGCCGTTTCGGCGCATCTCCGAGGCGGTCGAGCGCATCACCCGCGCGGACCATCGCGCCGTGCTCGGCGAGCGGTACGCCCTCTGTTGCCGTCATCTCGAGGAGGACCCCGGCTTCTTCAGGGTCCGCTACGACGACTTCCTGGCGGGCCGCACCGAGGCCCTCGCCGACTACCTCGGTGTCTCCGTCGCCCATCGAGTCACGGTGCCGCCCTCGCTCCGGCGCGTGGAACGCACGAAGGGCACGGGCGACTGGCGCAACTGGTTCACGCCGGAAGACGTCGCGCACTTCCGCCCGGACCTTGCCGGCGTGATGCGGACGTTCGGGTTCGAGGATGCCTGGGACCTGCCCGGCACGCCCGCCGTGTCGCCGCAACACGGCAGCGACTATCTCCGGCGCTTGATCGACGCCCAACGAGAGCGCACGCGGTGGTCGTCCCGCTGGAAGCGCGGCATGGCGAGGCTCGCGCGATGGGCGCAGGACCGGATCGTCAGCTCGTAGCAGGCGCGGCCGCGTCCCGCGCACGTTCGGCAAGGCTCCGCCGTTGCTCTTCGGCCAGCGCCTTGAGCGCGGCATGCCGGTACATGTCCGACAGCGTCGGGTAGTTGTACGGCATCTCCGCGATGTCGTGAGCCGACGCCCCTGACCTCAGAAACGCCTCGCCGATGTGCACGAGCTCGCTCGCGCCGCTCCCCACGAGGTGCGTGCCGGCCAGCTTGAGCGCCGGCCGCTCGAAGATCAGCTTGAGCATGCCGCCCGATTCTCCGAGGATCTGCCCGCGCGGGTTCTTCTCGTACTGAGCCCGGCCGATGACGTGGTCGGTCCCGTTCGCGATCATCGCTTCCTCCGTCTCCCCGATGTAGGCCACTTCGGGGATCGAGTAGATCGCGAACGGCAGCACCTTGCTGCGGCCCTTTGGCCCGGGAATGCCGAGCGCGTGCCGCATGGCCTGCCGTCCCTGCTCCATCGAGGTGCTGGCGAGCGCCGGGTAGCCGATTACGTCTCCGACGGCGTAGATGTGCGGGTGCGTGGTCTGGTAGTGCTCGTTCACCGTCAGCAGCCCGTACTTGCCCGGCACGATGCCCAACGTGCCAAGGCCCAGGTCGTTCGTATTGCCGTCACGGCCGACGCAGTACAGCAGCACGTCCGCCTCGAGCTCGCGGCCGGACTGGGTCGAACACCGCACGCGCGGGGGTGTGCCGCCGATCCGATCGATGCGCGCGTAGCGATCCGACGAGATGAACGTGATGCCGAGCCGTTGCAGCTCGGTCGTCAGCGCGCCGACGATCTCGCGGTCGAGGTATGGCAGCAGCCGATCGCGCGTATCGACGAGCGTGACCGCGATGCCCAGCGCCGCGAAGATGCTCGCGTACTCGACGCCGACCACGCCCGCGCCGAGAACCGTCATCGTCCTCGGCATGCGCGGCAGGTGCAAGATGGTTTCGGAGTCGAACACGGTCTCGCCGTCGAACGGCACGTCGTCGGGCCGGTTCGGACGGGAGCCGGTCGCGATGACGAAGACACCGGCGGTGACCGAGCGCGTCTCGGCGCCGCCCGGCGGCGTGACGGCGATGGCGCCGGGACCGGCGAACCGGCCATGGCCCTTGATCACCTCGACGCCGTATCGCCGGAGCGATTCGTTGATCGACTCGAGCTCCTGCTGCACGACGGTGCGCTCGCGGAACATGAAGTCCGCCACCGTCAGCTCGGGCCCGACGTCGTAGCGGATGCCGTGAAGCCGGTGCCTCGTGAGCTGATAGAAGAAGACTGCGCTCTCACGAAGGGTCTTGGACGGCAAGGTGCCCCAGTTGACCCGGTTTCCGCCGACGGCGTGCGCACGCTCGATCACGGCGACGCGCTTCTGCGCCCGCGCCGCCTGGATGGCGGCTCTCTCTCCCGCCGGCCCGCACCCGAGCACGACGACGTCGTAGTGCGACATCGATGGTCCCTCGCGCCCTGCATTGTATCGGGCTCTGGCGATCGCCTGGCGCAGTACAATCGCCGCGCCCACGATGATGCGCCGGTCTCTCGCCGCGTCGCTTCTCGCCGTCGCGTGTCCAGCGCTCGCGCTGCTGGCCGTCGGCCAGCCGCCCGCTCGCGCGCAAGCCGCGTCCTTCACGCTGGTCGCCGAATTCGCCGCGCCGGAGGCAGGACAGGGCGTCGCGGTCGATCGCGATTCGTTCTACGCGGTGGACAGCCGCGCGATCGCGAGGTACGACAAGCGGACGGGGACCCGCCGCGCGCGCTGGCAGGAAGAAGCCGACGGGCCGATCACGCACTTGGACGGCGCGGTCGTTCTGGATGGGCGGCTGTATGCGGCCCACTCGAACTACCCGCAGTGGCCGATGACGAGCTCGCTCGAGATCTGGGACGCGGCCAGCCTGGCCCACATCGGAAGCCGTAGTTTCGGCATCAACTGGGGCTCGCTCACCTGGGCCGACTTCCACGACGGTGCCTGGTGGATGACGTTCGCGAACTACGATCAGCCGGTCGGGCCCGACGGCGCGCCGTACGGCCGCACGGCGGCGACGCAGTTGATCAAGTTCACGTCCGACTTCCGCATGCTCGA from Acidobacteriota bacterium encodes:
- a CDS encoding MtrB/PioB family outer membrane beta-barrel protein, translating into MRIRALLLTIPIALVPAVLVAQAPTQPQPAAPAGPSAQAPGGAAAAAEEVDEDALPTTYGTVDFGVRTTSLSGPDRGARYERYRDLGDGLFLDRGRYSTQQRGWLVDLGTDHLGRSDQRFTGRIVRPGQVKIWAGWDQIPMLMSRTTRTLFTASSPAGVLEIPNEIQSAVQAQPASLAGFVQNARQFDLKSQRHIFTGGGQYIATSGITITGNVRQINRDGAVPFGGSFGHSQVVETLAPVKHQTTDFDSNAEYQRGSLLVRGGYTGSWFRNDVTSLTFDNPFRVTDISTAGSRGRAALAPSNSFVGVNGMVSYKLPRRSRVTATLSAGSLTDSGAALLPMTVNTTLATVALARPTTEGKANTSSVNLAFTSRPTRTVDVDVRYRTYDYDNRTPEFLVTQRVGFDSGISSVTNPALQLTEPFGVKRETFDADVRLVPIRAFSAGVGFSHQREERTHRIFERTDDNTIRFSVDSIGNRWVTLRSKYEHSQKRGEGNVAEIAAELLAIGEQPGLRHFDIASRNRDRGTIQLALTPLSTMSVNASVAAGKDDYLESLFGLRDNSHRVYTTGVDFAPSEYVTAGLSYSFEQYKSLSRSRQANPGVQFDDPSRNWATNTTDRAHSVIAHLELLQLVQNLDVQVWADHSRTRGLYRYTTGAVVDRTLPEEVVVPTSLPDPTQLPPVTSGLTRGTIDVTYALSERWSVGLSTWYERYRVRDFSLDAEALSRLDPAGALLLGYQYLPYTATTLWGRAIYKF
- a CDS encoding NapC/NirT family cytochrome c, coding for MTPDDARDSVPRLARNPVSIAGAWLTTLSVIAFCAYVALEQFGLLASPYAGLFGFVFAPACFLFGLLLIPIGIGIEGRRRRRGRAAWRWPAIDLSDARTRTVLVAIAGLTIINLAIVSVAGVGLVHYSESNEFCGGLCHVPMEPEATAHEQNAHSRVDCVACHVGPGVSGAVTAKMNGTRQLWGVITGNYHRPIPSPRERMPVPGQTCNRCHAPVAPDRTVQRVFREHKDNETSSEITTTLLMYTGKNHWHARPDVVVEFAAEADDLKTIPYVKVTENGKVTEYFAEGVTAPPQGRPLVRMDCVDCHNRPAHTLAQTPAQVVDQAIVRREIDTALPFARSEMVEALGAEYPAGTDARQAIAARLTEKFGTSPAAKQAVAVAIRLYSEHVFPRMNVTWDTYTNQLFHIDDTGCFRCHTDEHKTKDAEPKVVRQDCDLCHLEQ
- a CDS encoding cytochrome c, with the translated sequence MTRTLGAVAVAVALTGGTVFGQAPDPKLVDQGKKLYATYKCDKCHMIGGKGSKKGPLDGVGAKLSPTEIRQWLTHPAEMEAKLEKPPKGTDSMANALKTKNIEPAEVDALVAYLRTLTKK
- a CDS encoding cycloisomerase, with protein sequence MMRRSLAASLLAVACPALALLAVGQPPARAQAASFTLVAEFAAPEAGQGVAVDRDSFYAVDSRAIARYDKRTGTRRARWQEEADGPITHLDGAVVLDGRLYAAHSNYPQWPMTSSLEIWDAASLAHIGSRSFGINWGSLTWADFHDGAWWMTFANYDQPVGPDGAPYGRTAATQLIKFTSDFRMLEGWVLPKAVLSRLGVMSNSGGSWGPDGWLYLTGHDPAEVYRMRLPKAGSVLELADIVPLPIRGQGLAWDRTSPGVLYTTFRATAEERRAGGGNKVRVFRMTKAAPGS
- the sthA gene encoding Si-specific NAD(P)(+) transhydrogenase; this translates as MSHYDVVVLGCGPAGERAAIQAARAQKRVAVIERAHAVGGNRVNWGTLPSKTLRESAVFFYQLTRHRLHGIRYDVGPELTVADFMFRERTVVQQELESINESLRRYGVEVIKGHGRFAGPGAIAVTPPGGAETRSVTAGVFVIATGSRPNRPDDVPFDGETVFDSETILHLPRMPRTMTVLGAGVVGVEYASIFAALGIAVTLVDTRDRLLPYLDREIVGALTTELQRLGITFISSDRYARIDRIGGTPPRVRCSTQSGRELEADVLLYCVGRDGNTNDLGLGTLGIVPGKYGLLTVNEHYQTTHPHIYAVGDVIGYPALASTSMEQGRQAMRHALGIPGPKGRSKVLPFAIYSIPEVAYIGETEEAMIANGTDHVIGRAQYEKNPRGQILGESGGMLKLIFERPALKLAGTHLVGSGASELVHIGEAFLRSGASAHDIAEMPYNYPTLSDMYRHAALKALAEEQRRSLAERARDAAAPATS